Genomic window (Persephonella hydrogeniphila):
TTTGCCAACACTGTTATTCTGCTGCAAATACTGTAAGAACAGGAGAGATATCTATTGATGAGATAAAAAAACAGATACCTTTTCTAAAAAAAGCAAATGTCAGATATCTTATTCTTTCTGGAGGAGAGCCTCTTTTAAGGGAAGATATTTTTGATATTGCAGAACTATTTAATGAAAATGGCTTTATAACAACCCTTTCAACAAACGGACTTCTTATAAATAGAGAAAACATAGAAAAAATAAAGAAACACTTCTCATATGTAGGCATCAGTATAGATGGAGATGAACAGACCCATGACAGTTTCAGAGGAATGAAAGGGGCGTTTAAAAAATCATTAGAAGCAATAAGGCTTGTCAGAGATTATGGAATAAAAGTTGGTATGAGATTTACAATAACATCCCAGACTTACAGATCGATTCCTTTTATCTTTGAGCTTGCAGAAAAAGAAAAAATACCAAAGCTTTATTTTTCCCATCTTGTTTACTCAGGAAGAGGTAGAAATCTGACTCAGGCAGAAAAAGAGGAGTACAGAAAAATAGTCGAGCAGATAATAGATAAAGCTTTTGATTATGTAGAAAAGAGAATGCCGGTAGATATTGTAACAGGTAATAACGAGGCAGATGCTGTCGTTTTTTACCACAAGTTTAAAGAAAGATACCCAGAAAAAGCAGACCTGCTTTATGAGAATCTAAAAATATGGGGAGGAAATCAGGCAGGAGTAAGGATAGCAGACATAGATTATAGAGGATATGTAAAGCCTGACACATATTTCCCTCTAAAGCTTGGAAATATCAGGGAGAAAAATTTTTATGATATATGGAACTCAAACGGAATTTTATCTAAGCTAAGGGAACATCCGAGGGAGATTAACGGTAAATGTAAAGAGTGCAGATTTATTGATATATGTAATGGAAATTCCCGTTCAAGGGCTTATGCTGTATATGGTGATTATTTTGCGGAGGATCCAGAATGTTATATCTGATACTACCTGTTTTGATATTTTTTCAGATAGTTTTTGCAGAAAAACTGTATGTGGTGGAAAGAGAGAGGGGTTCTCTGGCAGTCATTGAAGATGACAAATTTGTGGGGGAAATAAATGATCTTGGAAATCTTAATCATGCCATTGTAAAAACAGACGGAGATTTTAGCTACTGTATATCAAGAAATGGTTATTTCTCAAAGATCGATAACAGAAATGATAGATTGATCAAGAAAATAAAACCGGGAAACAGCGGAATAGGTTTTACCTTTATAAAAAACTACATAGCAATAGCCCATTACGATCCCAAAAAAGTGACTATCTTGACAAAAGATCTCGAGATAAAAAAAGTGATAGATACAGGTTCAAGAAATGTAGGAATTAAACCTTACAAGAATCTCCTTACTTTTTCTCTTATGGATAGAGATGAGATATGGGTTCTTGATGCTAATAAAGATTTCAAAATCGTCCACAAGGTAAAAAATGCAGGAAAAATGCCCTTTGATGCTCTGATAGATAAAAACAGATATATAGTTGGTTTTTTTAAAGAAAAGGGGGTGGGAATTCTTGATTTAGATAGTTTTGTTTATAAAAAAGCCATTTTTCATACAAAAAATAAAGAAGAGATAGTTTTTAAAATCCCCCATTTTGGTATGTGGGGAGTTATCAATGATACTGCTTTGATTCCTGCTATTGGGGAAAAAAGATCCTATGTTGTTGATATAAAAAATATGAAAGTGATAAAACATATAGATCTTCCTG
Coding sequences:
- a CDS encoding radical SAM/SPASM domain-containing protein, which translates into the protein MLRITEYIKKTLNGEKIRPFPGVILIWNLTNVCNLFCQHCYSAANTVRTGEISIDEIKKQIPFLKKANVRYLILSGGEPLLREDIFDIAELFNENGFITTLSTNGLLINRENIEKIKKHFSYVGISIDGDEQTHDSFRGMKGAFKKSLEAIRLVRDYGIKVGMRFTITSQTYRSIPFIFELAEKEKIPKLYFSHLVYSGRGRNLTQAEKEEYRKIVEQIIDKAFDYVEKRMPVDIVTGNNEADAVVFYHKFKERYPEKADLLYENLKIWGGNQAGVRIADIDYRGYVKPDTYFPLKLGNIREKNFYDIWNSNGILSKLREHPREINGKCKECRFIDICNGNSRSRAYAVYGDYFAEDPECYI
- a CDS encoding cytochrome D1 domain-containing protein produces the protein MLYLILPVLIFFQIVFAEKLYVVERERGSLAVIEDDKFVGEINDLGNLNHAIVKTDGDFSYCISRNGYFSKIDNRNDRLIKKIKPGNSGIGFTFIKNYIAIAHYDPKKVTILTKDLEIKKVIDTGSRNVGIKPYKNLLTFSLMDRDEIWVLDANKDFKIVHKVKNAGKMPFDALIDKNRYIVGFFKEKGVGILDLDSFVYKKAIFHTKNKEEIVFKIPHFGMWGVINDTALIPAIGEKRSYVVDIKNMKVIKHIDLPGLPVFISVSPLKNIAVVNFSGDKDHLLAVIDIKNLKVIKTFTAGKRVMHMRFSKDGEKLYVSSYFDNSLKIFDTNSWKLLKEITVPTPSGVFIVR